GATCCGCTCCGCCCATAGACGGCTGCCGCGTTGCGTTGCCTACCTCCAATGGAACTCGTGAGGACCCGCGGCCGATTATGCTCGGGGGGAGGAAACCGGCCTGGAGAAAACAACCGACCAGCGGACTCTACAAAACCGCAGATCGACCAACCCGGCAGCTAACCAGAGGCGACAGGGTTGCAATGCTGCGGATCCTCTTCGGCTTCggctggctgatgagatttACATTTTGGAAAAGCCAAGAGTCTGCTTCTGCATCATCTCCGCTGGGcccttgtctctctcttccaGTCATTATGGTTGTGTTACCTGCATCGGCAGCTTCAAGAGTCAGTGCACGGTGCAACGCACCAAAGCCGATGATCTGTGGCTAGCTGCTATCTGTTGAGATATCAAGTCTTGGGTGTAATATGACAGGTGTCACTGTATGGATGGGCTTGGTACAATATGCCACTACGCTGTCTATCAGAATACAGCCTTCTTTTGCTCCGCTACGTTTTGGACTGTTCTGCTTGGGGAAGCGGAATTTCTGGCCGTTTGTGGCTGTCCCTTTTCATGTTTACCCCAGCAAATTACTGAATTCTGTTTCTTAGATTGGACAGGcccttctcatgatgaagatgcacTTTTATGCGGTTGGCTCTCGCTGGAGTTACCTTGCTGAGATACGGGCATAGAGTCTGGAGGAGTCGTAAGCAATTGCAGATGGTAACTAAACCCGTAAAATCACACCATACCCAGATCTGCTACTTCTTCGCGATGCTCGAATCCACATGGCCTGTTGTTGGCTTTTGCTTGAGACAGGCACCACAAGGGTCTTCCGGGTAGTATCATGTATGACAGCCAAGACGGTGCCACAGCTCCTGGGGCCAACTGAACATCACTGGTTTGAGCCAAAAGAGGGAACTACAGACACGAAGAAGGTCTGCTAAACTTGCATCCAATGCAAAAATAGCTCAGCACAACCACCTTGCTTGTGCACATGCGGAAATAGACAGCAACGAGACCTAGTAGCATGTCGGTCATGATATACTCCAATTGGTTCATCTTTGTCGACTGCACATTGTCCCAGTCCTTCCTGATCGATGATGAGCCGCAAAATGACCCGTCCGTTCATTCTGGCGCAAAATGGGTCAGTCGTTCGCTCCGCATCGAATTGACTCCACTGTCAGCGAAGAGCCATTGTAATTGTTGCTCAGTCGACATTGGACAAATAAATCAAGCTCGCCAGATCCCGAGTCCTTACCATTTGTGATCTAGGCTCACAGAGGCTGGCGCGTGCGCTCCAGCATGTGGATATTATACGCACGTCTGTCCTGTTAGGAGCCTTCAATCAACTCCTAGTTATCAGCCAGCATCTGTTGGTCTAAGGTCGAGTCAAGTTCTACGCGGCGCAACGCAGCTCGACAGTTTCGGCAATAGTTATCGTTCTGCAGACTACTGCAGACCATCGGCCAAAGTTTCTCACTGGTTGGCTCCTGTAGGTCTCAAGTTTTTGCTTGGCTATCTAACGTAGCAACTCAGAACATCCAATCCGAGTAGCGTTACTTTAACCACTATGTTGAGACATAACTGTCACTCAGTCTGCAGCTCTTCACAAAAAGGTGCTGCTTTGCTCCTACTGCTGCGCTTGAGGTTGCTTGCCTGCAATTCAATCTCGAATGGCATGAAGAGCTCAAAGACAACTTACCATTACCTACAACGCAACAGGTAGCAAAAGTGCTATTATTCAGTCAAAGCCAATGGATAATGCATGGTGGGTCAGACCTTTTGTTTACAGCATTTTTCGAGACAGGCTCTCTCGGAGGGAGTCTGTccatcaagacaagactgcaGGGATCCCCACTACACCCTGATCCTGATGCTGCTCGTTTACTGTTGAACCCTCTCGCATTTACACCTTGATTTGCCGCTATGGAGCCATTGGCATTTTCATGGGCGCATGCTCGAGGTATTTTTTTCCCTCATTCGCAGATCTTAAGTAACCTCGCCACCATGCAGTGACAAGAAACGTCTCCGGGCGTTGTTGGTCCGGTATATCAAAAACTGTGCCTCAAGAGAGGCCATATTCACAATGTGTTGTGGTATCACATTCAAAAtgttgaagacgaagccGATCTTCCTGCCGTTATTCTTTTAGTGCTACGAAATTTGTGGAGGAGCCGGGATAACCCTAGCGTTGCTCGGAGTCCAGGGTGGCTAGCGAGACAGGGGAGAAACGATTGAAGCACGGAGCATTTGCTAAACCAACGTCGGCAGGGTTGAATCTTGACGgtcacatcttcaacccaGATAGACTACGTTTTCCTTGTCGCTCTGTAACGTCAACTTAGTCAAAATTCCACCTTTGTACTGAACCCTCGGCCTCTTACTCAATTATGGTTCTTGTTTTAGTATGTTCTTGTATAGATCAAAGGACATCTACGTCGGCGCAACCAACCTATTCGAAAAGTATCCAGTTAAGTATTTACACTGTTGCATTCATTTATATgcaccttgaccttgattcGATTCAAGTGGCAGGCCTCGATGAAAGGAGTACACAGATAAGAAAGCCAACGGCTCCACGGCCTTGGTGTCGTTCACCCGGCATCATTATGCATGAGGACGATTGCACATGTTAGTCGGCGGGAAAGGGCAGCTCGTTAACCATAGGTCGACGCATCAAGTATGAAGTCTCCATTcagagcttctcaaacagGGTCCTAACAGAAGGTCGTCTACCAGACCGTGAGCTCATACTCTCCGATGCGAATCTATAGTCGATGCCTTTATACTCACATGCAAATCTTTCTGTCTCTCCTGGTCACCAACCAACCCCCCGAGCCTTCTTTTCCCGATACTATAAGACTCCTACACTGACTTAAAAGCAGTTATTGTCAACTTGAGCCTCCAGCATGGTGAGACAAAATACAATTATAAGTCATAGTTGAAAGAGTAAGCTCCTGTTTGAGACGAGGATTTATGAGTGTGAGGGAGCTTTTGGAATCTCAAGCGTCTGCCTCAAGACGATTACGACCACTCGCAGCATCTCCCCGTTGGAACTTCTCTCCTGTGTCATAGGCACACATATATATATTTCGTATGCGGCTATTAACGAAGCTCTTTTGTTCCCAGATCGTACCAGGCCATGGCGGGGCATTGGCATGCTTCGGGGAAGCACGAGGTGCTGCCGGATGTGCTGTCGGAATAAGCATGCAGCATGGGAGCTACCATCGTGGACTTTTGGTCATAACTGATCGATTTCATAGGTCAAAGCTCATTGTACCTGCACTAATGCCTTTTTCCTGCATTCTACTATGGCGCCAGGTCACAGATCGCGAAACTTCGACGTGGTGTTTTACATCGCGAAGTGAAAGTTGGTGTGATGAAATATCAGCCGACGGTGATGTATTATGTGCAAGCTAAAATACTACTGCCGAAATAATTCCTACTACAGCTTACTTTCCAGTAATCGAATTTCCGTAGAACACTTAGTTCTTTGAAACCAGGTTCACTGAATACCCTGTTTCCTCGTCCAAAAACACAGTCAACGCCCACACACGAGGCCCGCAACACCCCAGCCAGTATCTTTAAGTATTCTTCCTCACCTATATAGTGATTCTATCTATATTGCCACTTGGGTTACCTGGAACCATAACTTTTAACAGCTGATGCCACTTACCCTATACGCAAGAAATCCAGATATAGAACTCAGCATATCCAGGGCTTCACGAGACGTCAATATCATATATATTGAATTAGTCTGGAAGCTTTCTAAGGTCGTTGAGCTAACAGTGATTGCGATATTGATAAGTTACTCCAATGTCTATTAGGCTGAGGCGCCGAGAAgttgaaaaaaaaagttggagatgtcGAGCTGAGGTGAGAACCTAGCAAGACTTATATAAACAAGGCTAAACTGAGAATGAATCGGCACTATCTATACACGTGTCTAGTCACCGTAGTGGCTTTATTTGTGTGTTCTAGTCTCAAGGTGTTCAATACATATTGTACTGAAGCGGCATGGCATTACACGTCAACTAGAGAGCAGGACAGGTCAAGAACCCCCTACACAAAGTCACGGAGAACTCTAGAAGCTATACAATATATAACAATTACCCAAGCTCCGGGGCTTTGTTGAACACAGTAACGAGTGGTGACGGTGATACATCGCTCGCCCCCTAGAACACAGTTACGGACCTCTCAGGCGAGCGAGTTAAGGCAAGGTGGATTAAGAAAATATCGTGAATATTTCTCTCTAGGACAAAAATCTATTAAGTGGCTTGTAGGCTGGTATTTGTTAGTGACATGGTTCCATCCTGTTCGGGGACATGTTGTTGGATCACTCTGGCTTGACATAACCACTGTATGGAATAGAATCTATACAATGAAATGAAAGCCGCTTATTGAACAATAGAAACAAATCTTGGCAGTTATTTGTGTCTAGATTAGCTCACTGGATGGTAACTCCCTAATTTCATCGTGTAAAGCGGCGATCAGCCTTGAACTTCAAGACAAGCATAGCTTAGGGAACCATCAATATCGTGATATCTCTATTCTCGGACCAAGAAACCCAGATAGGATATTTCCCTCTAACGCATATGTGTGCGTGAAATACGATCGTTATTAGTCCCGACTTACACACTGTATCAAAGACTCCCCGACACGCGTCAtgaaacaccaacaccaaaaatGTTTGAGACCAGCCAGGCAACGACGGCAGACGAAGGAGCCAAGGCGGGCCTTTACGTATTTCAAAACATAGTATCGGGGCCTTTTCATTGGGGGCATTGTGTTTGAAGATGGAGTTATCATGATGGTTGATGCATGTAGGTATGACTACCTACTAAAGTACATGGACAGACATCAAGATGCTTCAAGATATATTGGTCGAAAAGCATAGTTGGCTCTATCGCTTAGGGTCTGCTGATACTGTACATATGATTATTGACTACATAAAGTTTCGAAAGTGTTGATGTCTAGTCTGGCCTGAGCCTCAATAGTCGACTCAACAAGTGACTCCTTTTATATCTGCGTCTTCTCACTCGAGCTAGTATTTTGAAGTCGTAGTAATACCATGCATACTATCTTTATAGGTGAGGGGCGAAATGATTTGACTTTCAGAACTGCCGGTAtctgatcatcatgaaactTGTTTTGCATGTCTCGGATGTTTCCGGCGCAACTCACTGAGTTTCGAATCCGAACTATAACACGACTTGCAGTCTCCACAGCAAATGATAGTCAATTGGAGATGATTACTTTATAGTCCACATTGGATACGGCTGTGAGGTCATGGCCTAGAGATAATTGTTTAGCTGGTGGATACAAATGTCATTTTACGAGTTATAATTTGTTCCTAGTGGATTGGCATGACAGtatggagaaggccaaggagctccCCACTCCGAATGCTAtaacaagacaaggcaaaCGGATACTATGGGGAATGATATTGATACTGAGACTCCATGCGAGACGTTTGGGGAGAGTTGCAGATGCTTCTGCACGTCTCAACCAACAATGGGCGAGCTACGAAGGCAGACTCGCCCACTTAGGACTGGAACCAGTTAAGAGGGTAACGCAATGCACAAGCAGAAGGCCGCGTAATAGTcagttgagaaggtcaaATGTCACTGGGGCGTGTTGGTAAGTTAAACTGACTGCCAGTTCAACCTGACTTCATCACGAGAGAGGAGTTGCGAATCTATTGAGGCAAAGGTGAGAGGAGAAGCGGAGGCGGGGGAGAGAGGGGCAATGAGGAGAAACACAGCGCTATCGATTTGTGGCGCAAGTTTAAAGACGCCAGTTAAGGACCCTTTTGAGGGGAATTTACTTAGTTGTGAGACCAGCATGATCTGACGAGGCCGAAAGTCTAGAGACCTCATCTTGTGCAACATGTGGTGTTCAGCCGAGACTTGAAGTCGCGTGACCCTGGAGTGGCTGACAAATGTTGGGAATTCCAAGAAGGGTTCTTGGATTGGATAGCTCACTTGACTGAAAATTGTTTGGGAGTCTAGAAGTGATCGCCAGGAGACGACGGTTAATGGCGTTTCTGTACCTGATGACGATGTGCCTGGTGGCGCAGTCTGGATTGCCCTCCCCTTGAATAAGCATAGGGTCGAGGAATGGCGAACACATGGTTGTCAGAAGGGTAAAAGGCTTCGTAACTGATATCAGGCAGTGCTGTCGAAGTTGAACCAAACTCTAACCTATACAGCGATAGATGAATAAGCTCTACGGATTTAACCAATGTTTCCCGCTTTCATCAATAGTCAATTCCTACTAGGTATGAGACAAAAAGAACCAGTGATGACATCAAATTGGACTGGCTTAGAGCGAATGATCGGCCACTAGTGTCAAGAGACAAGGGGTCGATAGCAACGAGCTCAAGGTCAGGACCAAGATAAGGAACGCGGGATAACGGGAGACGAGGTAATTAGAGAAGCGAAAGTATCAATTAATCGCATAGTCAAaagtttgatgatgcttaATGAAACGAAACTATCCAGGCATCAGTGAATACCTAGGAAGAACCAACCTACAGTCGTGAAGTTTAGCCGGTCGGTCTCACGGCGTTACAGGACCCGAGACAACCCCCCGCAAACAGAAGCGTTGCTGGTAGATCCCGATGGATGAAACGGGATGATGATGTTAATGATGGTGGTGTTCCGGGGGATCAACACGGATGAAACAGTGCATGATGCAACGAGGGGGAACAGTTTGTAACAGATCTAGCCATTACAACATGACAGAGAAACAAGGCTGAAAACAATTGTAAGCCATGTTGATTCTTTTGGCTCAATGTATGCACTAGAGAAGGGCCGATAAAACGTGAGTGTAATTGTCAGTGGATGACTCGAGGACAGCGAAATCACGACACACACCAAGTATCACATTATCAGAGTTGCGTGTGCCCAGattacatacatacctaaCAGTTTTATCCTTGCAAAGCTGGCGAGAATATTGGCGAGCCAATAGGTTGGTTGAAGCTTGGGAACTTCATTTCGCTCTGTCTTGGCTACTCGCTTCCTGACAGAGTAATTAATCGCCCAATTTCGTCTGATCAGAAGCGTCATGAGTTTGGATATTACTCTGTACATTGTATCCGTAGTTTCTCAAGTCCATGAGGGGGACAATTGCATGTGAGTGACATGTCCCTCGGGTCCTCATTTCTTTCGAGTCCTTCCatatcttgtcttcttttcttctgtACACAACATTCTGTGCTTCAGACTTGagcgcatcatcatctgtccCTGCTCTTCCTATTGGACCAATACTCCCCTCTATCGAGACAGATACGGTCTGCTGCATCTTAAGTTTCCAAGGATATCACCCCCGCAAACGCCCCCAAATCTCACTCACGTCTATCTATCCGTGTCGTTATCTGCCGCTACTCGCCTGTAGGCTAGGCGGCCTTGCAAGACATTGATTGATGTGAACATCTGCTACCCGACCGCTTCAACTCTGGAACCCCCGCATATCACATCTCTTGTATTGTCTTACCGCCTCTCAACAACTTGTAGTCGAATACTACTGCGACTACCACTGTAACGGGACATCGGCACTCGATCACATCATCACAGGTTCGCAGACCGCAGACCGACGTTGGCTTGGCGATACCCACGGAACCAGATACCCTGGCCAATCCCTGGTCAGCGTCACAGCCTGtggacgaagaggaagagtcTAGAGAAGAGAGGAGTGAAAAGGACTCAACAAGAACTCTCTCCACTGAACCCCACGTGCCAATGcgcttgatgaggctgaatCTGGTCTAGAACGTCTTGACATTGGTTCAATCACTTGGCTTCGCTGCCACCGAAACCCAGTTTTTCTACTACCAAAGGTTAGAGTGTCTCTGATTGAAGAGCCTActgtaggtacagtaccAGGCTGTAGGCATCCTTTTCCCATATGCTGAGCTGATCTAGTGCTGAGTGATAGTGACTGCTGTGTAGGTAGAGTACAGCGATATTTGACCGGTATCTGCCTTCTCCGGCCGCACCGCCATTCTCAAATTCGACCTCCACTGCCTCCGCCGCTTTCACCGTCGTAATCTGCCGCCTCTTACACGGCCACAGGCAGAAGGATAAGAAAAGACACAGACAGAGGTTTTTATCGTCCCACCCTCCCTGTTTTCTCTTTCCCCTCATCCTTTTGACTTTCTTTTCATTTGTATCATTCCAAATCAAAAACTCAACTCTTGTGTCTTGGCTTTATCGCCGCATTAAACTCTGGTATTCCTTGGCTGAGGGACTCGAGTCCAGAAGTGAGAGTCAGTTGAGTTGAGCTACTGGTACGGTACCTACAGGCTACCGCTACCGCCGGGCCCGGACTCCTCCTTTACAGCAGTAACCCCACCCACTACGGAGGACCTACTCTCGGTTCTCTAGGACCTAGGAACACCCCTGATCGTTCTAAGGCCAGGCCTCCCCGACCCGACCTGTCCGAgtcttttctctttctctgcGACATttccttgttgttgtcaCTCAATCAGTTCTTCTTATCTTGTTTACTTGCATACGCTGGTCGTTGAGAGAGCGAAGAGAGTGTATCTTCTGTGAAGAACCTTTGTGCTGTGTGGAGGTGACTTGTCTTTTCATTGTACAActtgaaagaaaaaagagaagtCAACTTCTTTCATGATGCTCTGAGATACGCTGGGCGTGCGACAGACTCCTCACCCTCCGCCTGCGCTGCGCCCGTATCCGTGCAACGGCGACAAGACGGACGcccaacaacaccagcaaacaCAACACAGAACCCCTCGTATACCTCTTTGACACCATTTGAAACCccttctggttcttcttcaacctctcttcTACACTATTGCCTATTTTTTTTAATGGCAATGGCGCAGACCAGCAGTTCGTTACCGGGTCACCTACACGGTCACGGCTTCGGGCATGGTAATCAACACGGCCATGGGCATGCTAAAATAACAAAACCTCGCAGTCGACCTGCTGTGAAGCCCATCCTCAAGAAACTGCAATCGCACCACTCCCACTCGGAAAAGAATTCTCTCGATTTGGATCGCGGTTGGGACGAGCAGGGTCAATTTGGTTATTCCTCGTATAATGTGGACGGCGACGACTCGTCTTATACGGCAGGTGCATCAGCACTGCCAACACCTGCCGCACGCGCACGCGATGTCAGCTTCTCTATATCGGCCACGGATCTGAGCAATGGAGGTGCTCGCTCAAACAAGTATTCGCAAGGGCATGCTCGTTCTACCAGTGGCACTTCTCATGCTTCTATTGCGACTTCTGCTAGCGGTGGCAGAAACGGCTCCTTTGTGCATCCTTTCCAACAAACGCCGCgcacctcaacaccacctcTCTCCTACGCCAACTCGCTCGCTTCCCTGGACAATACCACCGGACCTCGCGATTATTCTCCCACGATAACTGAGAACGAAGACAATATCGACTCTCAGAGCCTTCAGACTTCGACTCGTGCCTATCATTCTGGTTCCCGGCCCCGCCGTCCCTCTCTTGCTAGTCAGCGCACCAGCTCGTTATCAGATGTGACTCAACCGCTGCGCATCACTACCAACGGCCGCGCCGCCCCAGGAATATCTGCGCGAAAGCCTCATGGCATCGTGACTCGCAGCCGATCTGACCTCCACCTGAACACAGGCTCAACCACGGCTCTCGACTCTGCGTCAAGCACCAGCCCACCTTCTGGTTCCTTTGTTTCGCCCCAGATGATCGCTGCGTCTACATCTTCCAACGCAATGTCGCCACTCCGGAGCTCTCTCGACATGAGCGGTTTCCGTCTCCGCTCACGCAGCGAGGTTGACACTGTCACCCGCCAGGAGAACGTCCGCGAGGCCCGTCGTAAGTTTGAGGAAAAAGAACGAGCCAAGGAGGAAAAGTACGCCCGTGAGCAGATCCGCAAACAGGAACGTGCAGAGAGTCGCGAAGCCCACCGCTTCAACAAGAATGGTCGCAAGGGTAGCTTTGGAACCTCTCGAATCTCGTGTGATCGTGTGTCCAGTAGTACTGACATCCGACCTTCGATCTCCCGTAAGACTACCGGCACTGGCGTGGGTCTGGGGTTGACCACCGAGAACGAGAAGGTCGACTTTGGTACCCGCAGCTACGATACTGTGCCTACAGGCCAGACACCTGGCGCTAGAGCTGACGATGTGCACTTTCAATCAACTCACCGAACCAAAACCACCAAGCGAAAAACTACCAGTGCTTGGACCGCTTTTGTTCTGTGGTTGAGAACGCGactgctcaagcttggtcGAAGATAGGAGAATTTTGCCAGCGAGACCAAAACCAAACTCAAGACCAAATTCTCTGGCCCAAAGAAGGGATTCGTTGTCAGAACTCCCTATCAGCAATACCAGCCGCGACAGCAGACCAGCGCCTTTGACGCATACTGCTCATCACCATATGCTCCTCGCCGATGAATCCACGAATGCTTTTCTCGGCAGATACTCGGCGAGCACAAATTTACAGCTAGCCATATCCTTCACTACGATACCTTGAATTTCACCTACGGGAAGCAGTATATCCCTCACTTCCCATTCGCCCACGTATAACGCAAGCGCACTCACGGCCTTTGGAGCAATGTGGCATGGAAACAAGCGAGTTTTCACGGCCAGGAGGGACGTTATCTTTTGACATTTTATAGGCAAGGAGTTGGGGTTTACCACttttgttttttcttctacTTCTACGATTGACATGCATGGTTGCATCAACGGACTCGAGCTACGCGGGATGACATAAAGAACTTTGTTCTTTGATATGGGACGATTTGTTGCATTGTTGTTTTTTTCGAGTATCATTTCCAGCTCGGCTTGTACGGCTGTGGCATATCGGATGGAACGGCTTAGGCGCTTCTACCATAGAACCGGATCAAAACATGAACAGACATGACCGGCAATTTGCCTCACTCACGTTAACGTTACgtctcctccctctcttgGCAAACATCCTGTGAAGTAGCACAGCCCCCAATTCTAGTGACTCGAGTGTcgggccaagaagaagataaaTCCATCGTACGTGTGTCTCACAGTGGCTCAGCTTTGCCTCCTGTGCATCCCTTTCACATGACAGTAATCAATCGCACATGACGTTCGTTTGCGGTCTTTGACAGAGAGAGTGGGTCGGCTTAACGGAGATCCTCAGTGTGGGGAGGATTAGCTagacaagggtcttgaaggCATGGATCTCATGACCTCTCTAGCCTCTTTTTGATGGTCCAGCGCTAAGTCATTGCTCGAGTCCTACCTATGGAGACCTTAATCTGGGGTTATGAGACAGAGCGTTattgctgaagatgaatgcAGACAATATTTGTCTCATTCAGGAATGAGGAGAAATGGATTTGTGGGTATCACGATACAGTGATCTCTGAAGTGATGAGTATACACCAAAACAAACGGAGTACTTGTACAATTCGTAAGGCATAGATAGCAAAGTGATCATGAAATACAGTAATAGACACATTTCCAGCAATGAATCACTACAGCTTTGGCCTGGCAATATCTACGGGCGTCCACCAAGGGTAGATTTTGGGCGCATTCTTGTCCATAGTCCCCGTGAAATCTGGCTTCCTCTTGCCCAAGAAGCTATTCATCCCCTCTTTCGCATCCTTGCCTGTGAACAAGTCCCAAAATATCTTGCTCTCAAGCAAATGCGCCTCCTCGGGCGACGAGGCTCCCCTGTAAATCATATCCTTCATTACCCGCGCAGAGACACCACTTACATTAGCCGCTATTTCATCCGCGATCTTGAGCGCCGTGGGAAGAACCTCTTCAGGTGCAACAATCTCGCTGAAGAGACCGTCAAAAAGCTTGTGAGTGGCAGGGTAGACAGCGCCAGTGGTGGTGAGGTGAAGTGCACGGCTTGTTCCTATGAGGCGTGGGAGGAAGAAACTGCTGCATGCCTCCATGCTGAAACCACGGCGACCAAACACAAAGCCAATCTGGGCGTCGCGGCTCACAACGCGGATGTTGGCGCCGAGAGTCATTGTGATACCCACGCCAACAGCAGAGCCGTTGATGGCGACGATAACAGGCTTGTTGCAGCGATACATAGGCAAAGTGACAATGCCGCCCGAGTCGCGATGATCGGCAGCATCTTTCCCCAGCGCATGTTCCTCGTTGAAGTCCATACCAGCGCAGTACATGCGATTCTTTGGATCCGATGAAGTGAGAACTATGGCGCGAACGCGAGGATCAACAGAGAGTGTGTTGAGCGCATGGGAGAGCGAAGCCGCCATTGTGTCGGTGAAAGCATTACGAGCTTCAGGACGGTGAAGCTTTATGACTATGACATGTGTGACTTCTTTGGAAGAGGGGggatgatggaagagctgaAGGGTCGGGAGGTCGAGGGCTGCATAGCTGTCGGGAAGCGAAGGCGATGCCATTGCGATTATTGGTATTGCGAATAATAAATGAAGTATGAAagagtgaagatgaggtcaGGACGATGTTGATTTAGAGTGCGATGGATTGATTGGGCTTCAGTTGAGCCGCGGAATGGTGACAACGTCTCTGGCTGACTTACAAGGTTGAGCCGAGGTGTAAGCTACCTAAATAGGAACTAAGGTGTAGAAGCGTTGAGTGAGTGTCGCTGTCGTTCGAACATACCCGGTATCTGTATAATATTCCTGGCTTCTCAAGTGAGTAAAGGAGACTGGTGAAATGAATGAAATaggaatgatgatgagagagcATGTGAATGCTAGTATCACATGTAATAAGGGTATTGGCCTAACCTAGAGATCGTCaatgtcatcgtcaagcGGCCAGGCGGCTTGATTTCCGCACACTGTTgtcttgatgagaaccaAAAGCAGTATTTGTTCGGACTGTATCCACTTAGAAAATGAGAGAAAAACCATATCAAGATATAGATCTATTCGACCTTTGCCCTTGGCTGTTCTCACATCGTCAGTCTGAAGGTGCTTATTCTACCTAGCTGGCCAAGGTACAAATGGGTTTCAAAGTTGTCTTTGAGGGTTGCATTCTATGGATGTTTTCACCTATTCTTAAATATGGGATCTATGAATCTTTCAATGAGACCACTCATATAGTATTTGGACCTTTTGTCTACTCTATCATGATAT
This genomic interval from Fusarium verticillioides 7600 chromosome 1, whole genome shotgun sequence contains the following:
- a CDS encoding enoyl-CoA hydratase is translated as MASPSLPDSYAALDLPTLQLFHHPPSSKEVTHVIVIKLHRPEARNAFTDTMAASLSHALNTLSVDPRVRAIVLTSSDPKNRMYCAGMDFNEEHALGKDAADHRDSGGIVTLPMYRCNKPVIVAINGSAVGVGITMTLGANIRVVSRDAQIGFVFGRRGFSMEACSSFFLPRLIGTSRALHLTTTGAVYPATHKLFDGLFSEIVAPEEVLPTALKIADEIAANVSGVSARVMKDMIYRGASSPEEAHLLESKIFWDLFTGKDAKEGMNSFLGKRKPDFTGTMDKNAPKIYPWWTPVDIARPKL